From one Bacillus sp. FJAT-42376 genomic stretch:
- a CDS encoding amino acid permease produces the protein MTEKNQKEEQLKWWQLSLIGIGCTIGTGYFLGSSIGIKVTGASIIISFLLAALGTYIVYRLLAKMTAKDPQKGSFCYYSGKAFGRWAGFSCGWNYWMSNILIMGSQLTALAILSKFWFPHVPLWLFASGYAVLSILVVLAGTKGFDRLENIMAIAKVAAIVMFIILAIAAIAGWIPGEAQKPSLPLGQDQLFRDGWKGFGSSLIYAFYAFGGIEVIGLMAMQLEKKEDAPKAGSVMLILLTAIYIASLALAVSMTSIGAFNEKESPFVTALSGYDLSFFPHVFNAAIIIAGFSTLTAALFGVTTLLVTLGEGGDAPKFFAKTTKGKRKLALPSLGLATAGMLLSILAALILPGKIYEYITTAAGIMLLYNWSFIILSSLKILKLAIMEKVIAVAGILLLAAAIAGTLLEKTGRSGFFLSLLFAAIIGVMCLVMKKKWKQSESGC, from the coding sequence GTGACGGAGAAAAATCAAAAGGAAGAACAATTAAAGTGGTGGCAGCTGTCGCTGATCGGAATTGGCTGCACAATCGGGACGGGCTATTTTCTCGGGTCGAGCATTGGAATCAAAGTTACGGGAGCGTCCATCATTATCTCGTTCCTGCTTGCGGCGCTCGGTACCTATATCGTTTACAGACTGCTTGCTAAAATGACTGCCAAAGATCCGCAGAAGGGCTCGTTTTGCTACTACTCGGGAAAAGCGTTCGGACGCTGGGCCGGGTTTAGCTGCGGGTGGAATTACTGGATGTCGAACATCCTGATTATGGGCAGCCAGCTCACGGCGCTTGCGATACTTTCGAAATTCTGGTTTCCCCATGTGCCGCTCTGGCTGTTCGCATCCGGGTACGCGGTGCTTTCCATACTTGTCGTTCTTGCCGGAACAAAAGGCTTCGACCGTCTCGAAAACATCATGGCCATTGCCAAGGTGGCAGCGATTGTCATGTTTATTATTCTTGCTATTGCCGCTATTGCCGGCTGGATCCCCGGCGAGGCGCAGAAGCCGTCCCTCCCGCTCGGACAGGATCAGCTTTTCCGTGACGGTTGGAAGGGCTTCGGCTCGTCCCTCATTTATGCATTTTATGCTTTTGGTGGAATTGAAGTCATCGGACTGATGGCGATGCAATTGGAGAAAAAGGAAGACGCCCCGAAAGCAGGCTCCGTCATGCTGATTTTGCTGACGGCGATTTATATCGCCTCCCTCGCCCTTGCTGTCAGCATGACGTCCATCGGTGCCTTTAACGAGAAAGAGAGCCCGTTTGTCACGGCTCTCAGCGGGTACGATCTATCCTTTTTCCCGCACGTCTTCAATGCGGCCATCATTATTGCCGGCTTCTCCACCCTCACTGCCGCCCTGTTCGGCGTCACGACTCTGCTCGTCACACTGGGGGAAGGCGGGGATGCGCCGAAATTTTTCGCCAAAACAACAAAAGGCAAACGGAAGCTCGCCCTTCCGTCACTTGGCCTTGCCACCGCCGGTATGCTGCTCTCTATCCTCGCAGCCCTGATATTGCCCGGCAAAATCTACGAATACATCACAACGGCAGCCGGAATCATGCTGCTGTATAACTGGAGCTTCATTATCCTCTCGTCTCTGAAAATCTTAAAGCTCGCCATCATGGAAAAAGTGATCGCTGTCGCCGGTATCCTGTTGCTCGCTGCCGCAATAGCGGGAACCCTTTTGGAGAAAACCGGCCGCTCCGGATTTTTCCTGAGCCTGCTGTTCGCAGCCATCATCGGTGTGATGTGCCTTGTGATGAAAAAGAAGTGGAAACAAAGTGAGTCAGGATGCTAA